The genomic segment CAAGTTCTGAAGCTAGTTCTGAATCATCTGAAAGCGAGTCAAGCGAGTCCGAAGAAAGTCAAGAATCAGAATCTGTTGAAACAAAAGAAACAGAACCAACTGACGAAAATGTAACAGAAGCATATACTGGTGACTGGAAACCAGTTGAAACAGAGCAAGAAGGGGAACACACCACAAATTTTAATGATGGATCTCAAGATCGTATTGAAATCAAAAAAGCTGCTTCAGTTGCAACAGGCTTAAATGAGTCAGATATGATTGAATGGTGGGTCGAAAATAGTGGGGAAGGACAGGTAGTAGCTACTGTTTCAGATAGTGCCCAAACCAAAAATTATCGTGTTTATTTAAAATGGGTAGATGATCAAGGATGGCAACCAACGAAAGTCGAACACTTAAAAGAAAATGATAAACAATAAACTTAAAAATTAAATTCAAAAACTGGTATTAAAGCGAATGATTGCTTAGTACCAGTTTTTTTCGTGTATTTTAATCTGATTTATTGAATAGGGATAATAAGTAGCTTAACAAGCGCTTTTCGTTTCTGTTCTGAGTAGAAAAGATGATATGATAGTCTTAAGTATCAATAACTTAAATATATGTGGGGAATGAGACTATGCGTTGGAAAGATAGAAGAAAAAGTAATCATGTAGAAGATCGCAGAGGAAAAAGTACTGGTGGTAAGACGTTAGTTGGGGGTGGAATAGGCGGGGTCCTTATTCTGTTGGCGTTCACTTTTTTAAGTGGCGGAAATTTTGGTGATTTTTTAAACTCCGTTGTATCAGATCCTGGTGGAAATACAGCGACTGGTTCCTATCAAGAAACCGAAACAGAATCTGAGCGAGCTGATTTTGTTTCGGTAGTCCTAGCAGATACAGAAGATGTTTGGACGGATGTTTTTCAAGAGTATGGATATGAGTATCAAGAACCAACTTTAGTGCTTTTTTCTGGATCAGTTCAGTCAGCATGTGGTGTCGCAGGTTCTTCAACAGGTCCGTTTTATTGTCCAGGAGATGCTAATTTGTATATTGATTTAAGCTTTTATGATGAATTAAGCCAACAGTTCAATGCTCCAGGAGATTTTGCAATGGCGTATGTCGTTGCTCATGAAGTAGGTCATCATGTTCAAACTCAGTTAGGACTGACAGAGCAACTAAATATCTTACGGAACGAGCTGAGTGAAACAGAATTTAATAAATACCAAGTTCGTTTTGAGCTACAAGCAGATTATTTTGCAGGTGTTTGGGCAAACTATGCTCAAGGGTTAGGCTACTTAGAAGAAGGAGACTACGAAGAAGCTATCAATGCTGCAGGTGCAGTAGGAGATGATCGTCTTCAACAACAAGCACAAGGATACGTTGTTCCTGAAAGTTTTACTCATGGTACTTCTGAGCAAAGAATGTATTGGTTTGAACACGGATTTGAATCTGGTAATTTAGAAGATGGAGATACATTTGACGGGAATGCTAAATTTAAACTTCCATAAAAAGTTTCTAGATTTCAGTGTAAAGTCAAACTACGGAGGTTAAGATGAAAAATTTAGATAAGAACTTTAATATGGTACAAGACATCTTAAATAAAACAGAAGAAGAATTAAAAAAAATGAACCCAGTCAATATCATGGTAGTAGGAAAGACAGGGGTAGGCAAGAGTACCTTGATCAATAATTTATTTAGAGAAAATCTTGCCTTAACCGGTATCGGAAGACCGATTACGAAACACTTAAGGCGTATTTCTAAAGAAGGAGTCCCATTAGTGTTATATGATACTAGAGGACTGGAATTAAGTCTTGAAGTACAAAAAGAAATCAAAAGTGAGATTTTTGACACGATCAAAGAAAATAAAAAACTAGGTATTCAAGGAGAAATACACCTTGCTTACTACTGTATTAATGCAAATTCTTCACGAATAGAGCCAACAGAACTTGAACTCATAAGAGAATTGAGTGAAAAACTTCCAGTTGTGATCGTTTTGACTCAATCAATTGGTGAACCGGCAGCAACATTTAAAACATATATTGAAAACCTTAATTTACCGATTTATGGTGTAGTATCTCTTATGGCTGAAAATTTCAAATTAACGGAAGAAATGTCGATTCCAGCGTTTGGATTAAAAGAATTACTTGAATTAAGTTTTGAAATCATACCTGAAGAAGCAAAAAAGGCTTTTAACAATGCCCAACAAGTAGATATTGCACGAAAAGCGAACTCTGCTCGCAGTTGGGCGACAAGGTATATCGCTACTTCATTTGGAGTAGGATTTTTACCGATCCCTTTTTCTGACGCATCCGTTCTTGTGCCCATGCAGGTAACGTTATTGGCTCATATTACGGCTATTTTTGGTATTTCAATGGACAAAGCCACTATTGCAAGTCTTGTAGCAGCAATAGGAGGGACTGGGGGAGCTACTTTTGCGGGAAGGTACATCGTTTCAAATGTGATAAAATTGATTCCTGGAGCAGGTACAGTTGTTGGAGGTCTCATTAGCGGTACAACAGCTTCAATCATCACAACGGCGCTTTCTATGAGCTATATTGAAGTGTTAGCAATCATAGCAGCCGGAGAAAAAGATGGAAAATACCCCGATTTAAAAAACATTGAACAGTTAATGAAAGCAAAATTTCAAGAACGTCTTAAAAAAGGCGCTAAAATCAGTAAAAACCTTGATTTAACAACAGATTTACCTAAAGAAACAAATGAATTAAAAAAACAATCTAAAAAAGATCAACTTATGAGTAATTTCAAAAAGTTAACCCAACGAAAAAAATCAAATAAATAATGATAAATCGACTAATTTTAAACTCAAAATAAATAACTAATCATTGAACCGAAATAATTGTTTATTTCGGTTTTTTTTACGAACTTTTTTAGTTTGTAGAAATTTTATATCTGACACTAAAATTAAACCAAAAATACTTTTTATATTTCATTTAAACTAATTTAAAAAAATAGTCTCGTAAAGAATTCATTCAGCAATAAAATCAACTGATTAAAATTTAAGTACAAGCGAAAAAAAGAATGAATATAAATAAAAAAATATAAACACACAAAACGAAGAAAAAGAATAAAGAAAAAGATAAAAATCAATATATCTAATAAAAAAGTAAGACCAATCTAAAAAGAGAGGAAATAGACAAAAATAGCTGTCTTTAATAAAAGTGTCTTTTTATCATTTTTCCTAGTTTACATAATATATATTATACAAAGTAGTTATAAAGTGTAGTTTTCCTGTTTCTTATCTTTTTACGTCGATTTTGGACACTTTTAAGCTCAGTTAGCATTTTTTTGGTGATTAACTATCTATTAAATGCTTTTAATAGAGTTTTGAATCTACTATTATTCAATTCGACTATTTTAATCGTGTTTATTTACTTAACTATAAAAAAACAACATTCGCAACTCTGTATTCGTTGTGAATGTTGTTTTGATTATTATTTTGTTAATGCTTCAGTTAATTGTGGTACAACTTGTTTCTTTCTAGAAACAACGCCTTTTAATAATGCACTGTTATTTTCTAAAGCTACATTAAAAGCTTCTTCTACTGCATTGATTGGATTTCCTAATGCTAGGATAACTGAATCGCTGTCTAAGATGTTTGTAACGATT from the Carnobacterium inhibens subsp. inhibens DSM 13024 genome contains:
- the ypfJ gene encoding KPN_02809 family neutral zinc metallopeptidase; the protein is MRWKDRRKSNHVEDRRGKSTGGKTLVGGGIGGVLILLAFTFLSGGNFGDFLNSVVSDPGGNTATGSYQETETESERADFVSVVLADTEDVWTDVFQEYGYEYQEPTLVLFSGSVQSACGVAGSSTGPFYCPGDANLYIDLSFYDELSQQFNAPGDFAMAYVVAHEVGHHVQTQLGLTEQLNILRNELSETEFNKYQVRFELQADYFAGVWANYAQGLGYLEEGDYEEAINAAGAVGDDRLQQQAQGYVVPESFTHGTSEQRMYWFEHGFESGNLEDGDTFDGNAKFKLP
- a CDS encoding GTPase is translated as MKNLDKNFNMVQDILNKTEEELKKMNPVNIMVVGKTGVGKSTLINNLFRENLALTGIGRPITKHLRRISKEGVPLVLYDTRGLELSLEVQKEIKSEIFDTIKENKKLGIQGEIHLAYYCINANSSRIEPTELELIRELSEKLPVVIVLTQSIGEPAATFKTYIENLNLPIYGVVSLMAENFKLTEEMSIPAFGLKELLELSFEIIPEEAKKAFNNAQQVDIARKANSARSWATRYIATSFGVGFLPIPFSDASVLVPMQVTLLAHITAIFGISMDKATIASLVAAIGGTGGATFAGRYIVSNVIKLIPGAGTVVGGLISGTTASIITTALSMSYIEVLAIIAAGEKDGKYPDLKNIEQLMKAKFQERLKKGAKISKNLDLTTDLPKETNELKKQSKKDQLMSNFKKLTQRKKSNK
- a CDS encoding YrrS family protein encodes the protein MKDSKDNKKNTRSNKYDKERKTIKILTVAVIIAALVVIGLVVMSLFSGGDEPQEVTKESSSVIIKDTESSKQSELTSSEASSESSESESSESEESQESESVETKETEPTDENVTEAYTGDWKPVETEQEGEHTTNFNDGSQDRIEIKKAASVATGLNESDMIEWWVENSGEGQVVATVSDSAQTKNYRVYLKWVDDQGWQPTKVEHLKENDKQ